From one Trueperella pyogenes genomic stretch:
- a CDS encoding LacI family DNA-binding transcriptional regulator, giving the protein MYKRPWYPPTLRDVARACGTSLATVSRSLSPTSTRKPRAAADVARIAHDMGYSEPSASAPHLVVLTSDVTRTGYRETLGGIMNVVREHSLNVSVAFIATGAERRSDAVHSALHRRVDGVVVLEFDTPSTHVINDLPNSLPFAVAGGYPKDDEAFPRAWIDDYAGARAAAEHIVALGHKRIGYVGLPQAGHPDPRVRGWHEVLALHGIATPTQFGTGWSAQTGMRAAEHAIAAGVSAVLCGNDDLAVGVIAGLSHAGVRVPEDISVIGMDDHPLAAATVPALTTVRLDFEQLGAASARLALGIEPQTEAAHKNIHIPPELIIRASTCAPISDLPRVFGR; this is encoded by the coding sequence ATGTACAAACGGCCCTGGTACCCACCCACTCTGCGAGACGTCGCGCGCGCCTGCGGGACCTCCCTCGCCACGGTATCGCGTTCGTTGTCCCCCACCTCCACGCGCAAACCCCGCGCCGCCGCCGACGTCGCCCGCATCGCCCACGACATGGGCTATAGCGAACCCAGCGCGAGCGCCCCGCACCTGGTGGTTCTCACCAGTGACGTCACCCGAACCGGCTATCGGGAGACCCTCGGCGGAATCATGAACGTCGTCCGCGAGCACTCCCTCAACGTCTCCGTCGCCTTTATCGCCACTGGCGCCGAGCGCCGCAGCGACGCCGTCCACAGCGCCCTCCACAGACGGGTGGACGGGGTGGTCGTCCTCGAATTCGACACGCCCTCCACGCACGTCATCAACGACCTGCCAAATTCTCTCCCGTTCGCCGTCGCCGGCGGTTACCCGAAAGACGACGAAGCCTTCCCCCGCGCCTGGATCGACGACTACGCAGGAGCGCGAGCCGCAGCCGAACACATCGTGGCGCTCGGCCACAAGAGGATCGGATACGTGGGCCTGCCCCAGGCCGGGCATCCGGATCCGCGCGTACGCGGCTGGCATGAGGTCCTCGCCCTGCACGGAATTGCCACGCCCACACAGTTCGGCACGGGATGGTCCGCACAGACCGGGATGCGCGCCGCCGAGCACGCCATCGCCGCAGGTGTGAGCGCCGTGCTGTGTGGCAACGACGACCTCGCCGTCGGCGTCATCGCAGGTTTATCCCACGCGGGCGTGCGCGTGCCCGAGGACATCTCCGTCATTGGTATGGACGATCATCCGCTCGCCGCCGCCACGGTTCCCGCGCTGACCACCGTCCGCCTCGACTTTGAACAACTCGGCGCCGCCAGCGCCCGGCTGGCCCTCGGGATCGAGCCGCAGACCGAAGCTGCGCATAAGAACATCCACATCCCGCCGGAATTGATCATTCGGGCGAGCACGTGCGCGCCGATATCTGATCTCCCAAGAGTTTTCGGTAGGTGA
- a CDS encoding ABC transporter ATP-binding protein codes for MTQTLSNMLRLMRSLRECMPLFVASTVVTALAQVTLVGVTVTSVWISTQFITDVDAPLAGFVALLFALVAGHGLGTLLEVWWSHEVAYRILHTFRIHIYQAIKRIAPVGLQGRRTGDVASAAMDDAEKLEWFYAHTASTIICAVVSPSIFVAVLCWLIGPLGLIMLFPILTMIALPIVLLPLQQKQGRALRGALVDLRIAVLDSIQGQRELRSLGMVANQQAIIDGLTKRVQRIMSRQSMRKAWESSYAAISTSVCSTILLVILTGRVLNGQLEGAFLPVAIVLAGMSTAPALTLVGMLGKFGELGACATRINEILDARDPIPSRPVDVEKLLGEEESLVAAQVSFAYDGQRVLKEVSVDVRPHRSIAIVGASGAGKTTFANLAMRFLDPDAGTMRFSGTDLRGYAPDEYRQKLALIPQDCHIFAGSIRNNLTLARPDSSDEEIWQALRAAQIASLVESLGGLDAHVGDRGTTLSGGERQRIGIARAILRDPELLILDEPLANIDPFLESQIAAHIKQLRSGRATIVIAHRLASIRIADHVVVLDNGTIVAQGTHAELLNNVTYRKLLGDQISARTCSPE; via the coding sequence ATGACCCAGACGCTTTCAAACATGCTCCGGCTTATGCGCAGCCTGCGCGAATGCATGCCATTGTTCGTTGCTTCCACTGTTGTCACTGCGCTCGCACAGGTCACTCTTGTTGGAGTTACTGTGACGTCGGTGTGGATCTCGACCCAGTTCATCACCGATGTTGACGCCCCGCTGGCAGGATTCGTGGCTCTCCTATTTGCCCTAGTTGCTGGCCATGGGCTGGGAACGCTGCTCGAGGTGTGGTGGTCGCATGAGGTGGCGTACCGGATCTTGCATACGTTCCGAATCCACATTTACCAAGCCATTAAACGCATCGCTCCGGTTGGCTTGCAGGGCAGACGTACCGGCGATGTGGCTTCCGCCGCTATGGACGACGCCGAAAAGCTCGAGTGGTTCTATGCACACACTGCTTCAACCATCATTTGTGCTGTGGTCAGTCCGTCCATTTTTGTTGCGGTCTTATGCTGGCTAATCGGCCCGCTGGGGCTCATCATGCTCTTTCCTATCCTGACCATGATCGCACTGCCGATCGTGTTACTTCCCCTGCAGCAAAAACAAGGTAGGGCGTTGAGAGGCGCGCTTGTTGACCTGCGCATCGCCGTCCTGGACTCAATCCAGGGGCAAAGGGAGCTCCGCTCCCTGGGAATGGTGGCTAACCAGCAGGCCATCATCGACGGGCTAACAAAGCGGGTGCAACGCATCATGAGCCGGCAATCTATGCGTAAAGCCTGGGAGAGCTCCTACGCGGCGATATCGACCTCTGTATGTTCCACGATTTTGCTCGTCATCCTCACTGGGCGGGTACTCAATGGCCAGTTAGAGGGTGCCTTCTTACCCGTCGCGATTGTGCTAGCAGGCATGAGCACTGCACCGGCGCTGACTCTCGTGGGAATGCTCGGTAAATTCGGAGAGCTCGGTGCATGCGCCACACGTATTAACGAGATCCTCGACGCTCGCGATCCCATCCCGTCCCGGCCTGTCGACGTCGAAAAACTGCTTGGCGAGGAGGAGTCGCTCGTCGCCGCCCAGGTGTCTTTCGCTTACGATGGCCAGAGAGTGCTCAAAGAGGTATCGGTGGACGTCCGTCCTCACCGTTCCATAGCGATCGTCGGCGCCTCGGGGGCAGGTAAAACCACGTTTGCTAATCTCGCCATGAGATTCCTCGACCCCGATGCCGGAACCATGCGCTTTAGCGGTACCGACTTGCGCGGATACGCGCCTGACGAATACCGGCAAAAACTAGCCCTGATCCCCCAAGACTGCCACATCTTCGCCGGGTCAATCCGCAATAATCTCACGCTTGCTCGGCCCGACTCCAGCGATGAGGAGATCTGGCAAGCCCTGCGTGCCGCACAAATCGCATCCCTGGTCGAATCGCTCGGCGGGTTGGATGCGCATGTCGGTGACAGGGGAACAACCTTATCTGGCGGTGAACGTCAAAGAATAGGTATCGCCAGAGCGATCTTGCGCGATCCGGAGCTGCTCATCCTCGACGAGCCCTTAGCCAACATTGATCCGTTCCTGGAATCCCAGATCGCAGCCCACATCAAACAGCTGCGCTCTGGGCGCGCCACCATTGTGATCGCTCATCGCCTCGCGTCTATCCGCATAGCCGACCACGTCGTCGTGCTCGACAACGGCACGATCGTCGCGCAAGGCACTCACGCTGAACTGCTCAACAACGTCACCTACCGAAAACTCTTGGGAGATCAGATATCGGCGCGCACGTGCTCGCCCGAATGA